Genomic segment of Deltaproteobacteria bacterium:
AGGGTTAGGAGGGGGAGAATTCAAGGCTTACCTCCCCCCCCATCCCGCCATTTTTAAATGGCCCTCTTATTGGTAGGGTAAGGTATGAGTGCGCCCGGAATGAATGCCGCCCAGGGGATGAGAGCGATGACCCACAGGGTTAGGGGTACCCCCCAATGGTCGGCAAAGAGCCCCAATAAAGCCGTTCCAATACCCCCCGTCCCTATGGCAAAGCCAACAATCAAGCCCGAGGCCATCCCCAGGCTTTTAGGCATGAAGAACTGACCCATGACCATGGACACAGTGAAAGAAAAGATTAAGATGAAGCCGGCCAGGATAAAACAGATAAAAGACCAGAAGCCGGAGCTTAACAGAAAAAGGACCAAAAAGGGAGTGGTAAGGCCCAGGCTGAAAAGGACAATTTTTTTATGCCCGAAACGATCCGCCAGCGGCCCTCCGGCGAGCGTACCTAAAGTTCCGGCCGATAGAAACGCGAAAAGGAGATTCCCGGCCTGCATCGGGTCTCCCTTCATATAATTGATGTAATAAAAAGGGATGAAAGTCATCAACCCGATGTGCGCCCAGGAACGCAGCATGACCATCCCCAGCAGCAGAGACATCGGGTAGAGGGCCGACCTCGTAGCGACATCCGTCGAGGTCAAGGTAGGCGAAGAACGAATGGAGGGCCGGCTCACGCGCCAGAAACGACTGAAGAGAAACACCCCGGCCATGGCCGCGCCTGGAATTAGAAAAAAGACACTTCCCTTAAGCCCCAGGCTCTTCACCAAGGCAACGGCCATCAGCGGACCGAAGGCAAACCCTAAGTTCCCTCCCACCCCGAAGATGGACATCCCTGTGGCCTTCTTCTCCCCGGCGAAAAAGTTGGAAAGGCGCCACCCTTCGGGATGGTAGATGGCCACTCCCACCCCACTAAGAATTACCAGGATAACAATTTGCTTGTAACTTGAGGCCCACCCCAAGAAGGCGATTCCCAGAGCGGCGCAAAAAATACCCAACGGCAGGAACCAGAGGA
This window contains:
- a CDS encoding MFS transporter translates to MDEKTGIIKKIDYRGLILLSMGHMMTDLNTSALPALLPFLKDALGLSYAMAGTIMLFSNLTSSVIQPLFGYITDRKSFLWFLPLGIFCAALGIAFLGWASSYKQIVILVILSGVGVAIYHPEGWRLSNFFAGEKKATGMSIFGVGGNLGFAFGPLMAVALVKSLGLKGSVFFLIPGAAMAGVFLFSRFWRVSRPSIRSSPTLTSTDVATRSALYPMSLLLGMVMLRSWAHIGLMTFIPFYYINYMKGDPMQAGNLLFAFLSAGTLGTLAGGPLADRFGHKKIVLFSLGLTTPFLVLFLLSSGFWSFICFILAGFILIFSFTVSMVMGQFFMPKSLGMASGLIVGFAIGTGGIGTALLGLFADHWGVPLTLWVIALIPWAAFIPGALIPYPTNKRAI